A window of the Agrococcus jejuensis genome harbors these coding sequences:
- a CDS encoding PadR family transcriptional regulator: protein MHGYQDQFGFGGGAGRDFRLGRHGGGMWEAMEHLRSQFERKAPGGRMGRGDVRQAVLALLREQPMHGYQLITEIEQRSGGAWRPSPGSVYPTLQLLADEGLIVAEEAGGRKTYALTDAGRVVADAAAEQAAPFATDDEPAGPGFSALPKAGFELAQAAAQVGRTGTPEQVQEAVDILDDARRRLYSILARD from the coding sequence ATGCACGGCTACCAGGACCAGTTCGGATTCGGCGGGGGCGCAGGTCGCGACTTCCGCCTCGGCCGCCACGGCGGCGGCATGTGGGAGGCGATGGAGCACCTGCGCAGCCAGTTCGAGCGCAAGGCGCCCGGCGGCCGCATGGGCCGCGGCGACGTTCGCCAGGCGGTGCTCGCGCTGCTGCGCGAGCAGCCCATGCACGGCTACCAGCTCATCACCGAGATCGAGCAGCGCTCCGGCGGCGCGTGGCGCCCGAGCCCCGGCTCCGTCTACCCGACGCTGCAGCTGCTCGCCGACGAGGGTCTGATCGTGGCCGAGGAGGCGGGCGGTCGCAAGACCTACGCGCTCACCGACGCGGGCCGTGTCGTCGCGGATGCCGCTGCCGAGCAGGCCGCGCCGTTCGCGACCGACGACGAGCCGGCCGGCCCCGGATTCTCGGCGCTCCCGAAGGCGGGCTTCGAGCTGGCCCAGGCCGCGGCGCAGGTCGGTCGCACGGGCACGCCGGAGCAGGTGCAGGAGGCCGTCGACATCCTCGACGACGCCCGCCGTAGGCTCTACTCGATCCTCGCTCGCGACTGA
- a CDS encoding GNAT family N-acetyltransferase: protein MRADAAELAASGDVTLAWRGDALVGMIVMRMQADAVHVGTVAVAPSEQGSGLGSRLLALAEQRAVDAGTPVVRLFTNARMTENLAYYPRRGYVDTHRATDDGFDRVFFEKRL, encoded by the coding sequence ATGCGCGCCGATGCCGCCGAGCTCGCCGCCTCGGGCGACGTGACGCTCGCGTGGCGCGGCGATGCGCTCGTCGGGATGATCGTGATGCGGATGCAGGCGGATGCGGTGCACGTCGGCACCGTGGCCGTCGCGCCGAGCGAGCAGGGGAGCGGCCTCGGCTCGCGCCTCCTCGCGCTCGCCGAGCAGCGCGCCGTCGACGCCGGCACGCCGGTCGTGCGCCTCTTCACGAACGCGCGCATGACCGAGAACCTCGCGTACTACCCGCGCCGCGGCTACGTCGACACGCACCGCGCGACCGACGACGGCTTCGACCGCGTGTTCTTCGAGAAGCGGCTCTGA
- a CDS encoding PTS sugar transporter subunit IIB, with translation MARRLDITFICGAGLGSSLACQMESEEVLRAAGVDARLHHDGISAVASVRTDIIVSAENFRSQIEKYELDPAIDVVYLRNIVDKGEIAERLLPVVQAKAAD, from the coding sequence ATGGCACGTCGACTCGACATCACCTTCATCTGCGGCGCCGGGCTCGGCTCGAGCCTCGCGTGCCAGATGGAGTCCGAGGAGGTGCTGCGCGCCGCAGGCGTCGACGCACGCCTCCACCACGACGGCATCTCGGCCGTCGCGAGCGTGCGGACCGACATCATCGTGTCGGCCGAGAACTTCCGCTCGCAGATCGAGAAGTACGAGCTCGACCCGGCGATCGACGTCGTGTACCTCCGCAACATCGTCGACAAGGGCGAGATCGCCGAGCGCCTCCTGCCCGTCGTGCAGGCGAAGGCAGCCGACTGA
- a CDS encoding PTS ascorbate transporter subunit IIC encodes MPVIDWIIANVLTQASIVIASVALLGLLLQRKGPGETIIGTFKTLLGFQVLAAGSSIIVGTLTYFGVVFESAFGLTGIVPSIEAVNGFATNDLGLGGEIALTFLGIFVVNILLARITPWKYIFLTGQAILWMATMTVIFASAAGLPSWAVIVVSSIVGGIFAVAMPAIAQPIVRRITGNDSIALGHFCTVGYMVEAGVAYAVRDRKVERDGGKQSSWEELKLPRSLEFLQDTYMSLAVVMVPLFTITAIVAGPDAVTEFTGDTDFVMYAFMQSIQFVVGVYVLMAGVRLMLGEIVPAFRGISMRLVPNAKPALDCPVLFPYAPNSVIIGFITTTVGTLIAMFGLPLLGFAVIVPGMLTNFFAGGTAGIFGNAVGGRRGAIVGGVVHGLFITLLPALLVTAFLSLGFPNLSATDSDTIVAALFFAFIVGPIMRAL; translated from the coding sequence ATGCCCGTCATCGACTGGATCATCGCCAACGTCCTCACGCAGGCGTCGATCGTCATCGCGTCCGTCGCGCTCCTCGGCCTGCTGCTGCAGCGCAAGGGGCCGGGCGAGACGATCATCGGCACGTTCAAGACGCTCCTGGGCTTCCAGGTGCTCGCCGCCGGCTCGTCGATCATCGTCGGCACGCTGACGTACTTCGGCGTCGTCTTCGAGTCGGCGTTCGGCCTCACGGGCATCGTGCCCTCGATCGAGGCCGTCAACGGCTTCGCGACGAACGACCTCGGCCTCGGCGGCGAGATCGCGCTCACGTTCCTCGGCATCTTCGTCGTGAACATCCTGCTCGCGCGCATCACGCCCTGGAAGTACATCTTCCTCACCGGCCAGGCCATCCTCTGGATGGCGACGATGACGGTGATCTTCGCCAGCGCCGCCGGCCTGCCCAGCTGGGCCGTCATCGTCGTCTCGAGCATCGTCGGCGGCATCTTCGCCGTCGCGATGCCCGCGATCGCCCAGCCGATCGTGCGGAGGATCACCGGCAACGACTCCATCGCCCTCGGCCACTTCTGCACCGTCGGCTACATGGTCGAGGCGGGCGTCGCCTACGCCGTGCGCGACCGCAAGGTCGAGCGCGACGGCGGCAAGCAGTCGTCGTGGGAGGAGCTGAAGCTGCCCCGCAGCCTCGAGTTCCTGCAGGACACGTACATGTCCCTCGCCGTCGTCATGGTGCCGCTGTTCACGATCACCGCGATCGTCGCCGGCCCGGATGCCGTGACGGAGTTCACGGGCGACACGGACTTCGTGATGTACGCCTTCATGCAGTCGATCCAGTTCGTCGTCGGCGTGTACGTGCTCATGGCGGGCGTGCGCCTCATGCTCGGCGAGATCGTGCCCGCGTTCCGCGGCATCTCGATGCGCCTCGTGCCGAACGCGAAGCCCGCGCTCGACTGCCCCGTGCTGTTCCCGTACGCACCGAACTCGGTGATCATCGGCTTCATCACGACCACGGTCGGCACGCTCATCGCCATGTTCGGCCTGCCGCTGCTCGGCTTCGCCGTCATCGTGCCCGGCATGCTCACGAACTTCTTCGCGGGCGGCACGGCCGGCATCTTCGGCAACGCCGTCGGCGGTCGCCGCGGCGCCATCGTCGGTGGCGTCGTGCACGGCCTGTTCATCACGCTGCTGCCCGCGCTGCTCGTGACGGCGTTCCTGAGCCTCGGCTTCCCGAACCTGTCGGCGACCGACTCCGACACCATCGTGGCCGCGCTCTTCTTCGCCTTCATCGTCGGCCCCATCATGCGGGCGCTCTAG
- a CDS encoding class II fructose-bisphosphate aldolase — translation MYTTLAPVLAEAQRVGYTVGAFNAHNLEMVPPMIAAARDIGAPIVIQTSPGTARYVGMKNLVAVCRSMAEDEIVDVVLHLDHATSLTDIRDAIDAGYSSVMFDGSSRPFAENVAASRRVIEFAREKGVSVEVEIGTIGGTEEGISVAHGQLTQPEEAAAFVEQVQADALAVSIGTHHGSYKGKTAIDLDLLQRIHEAVPTPLVVHGGTGVDEADYTALTARGVRKFNVGTELIVAWTRAAKRTFGATEDHTSLRNNIVPANDAVAEVVRRKAGLFLGSTPVAQAA, via the coding sequence ATGTACACGACCCTCGCCCCCGTGCTCGCCGAGGCCCAGCGCGTCGGCTACACCGTCGGCGCGTTCAACGCCCACAACCTCGAGATGGTGCCGCCCATGATCGCCGCGGCCCGCGACATCGGCGCGCCCATCGTCATCCAGACGTCGCCGGGCACGGCCCGCTACGTCGGCATGAAGAACCTCGTCGCCGTCTGCAGGTCGATGGCCGAGGACGAGATCGTCGACGTCGTGCTGCACCTCGACCACGCCACGAGCCTCACCGACATCCGCGACGCCATCGACGCCGGCTACTCGTCGGTCATGTTCGACGGCTCGTCGCGTCCGTTCGCCGAGAACGTCGCCGCCTCGCGCCGCGTCATCGAGTTCGCCCGCGAGAAGGGCGTCTCGGTCGAGGTCGAGATCGGCACGATCGGCGGCACCGAGGAGGGCATCTCGGTCGCGCACGGGCAGCTGACGCAGCCCGAGGAGGCGGCGGCGTTCGTCGAGCAGGTCCAGGCCGACGCGCTCGCCGTGAGCATCGGCACGCACCACGGCTCGTACAAGGGGAAGACGGCGATCGACCTCGACCTGCTGCAGCGCATCCACGAGGCCGTGCCCACGCCGCTCGTCGTGCACGGCGGCACGGGCGTCGACGAGGCCGACTACACCGCGCTCACGGCGCGCGGCGTGCGCAAGTTCAACGTCGGCACCGAGCTCATCGTCGCGTGGACCCGCGCCGCGAAGCGCACGTTCGGCGCGACGGAGGACCACACGTCGCTGCGCAACAACATCGTGCCGGCGAACGACGCCGTCGCCGAGGTCGTGCGCCGCAAGGCGGGCCTCTTCCTCGGCTCGACGCCCGTGGCGCAGGCCGCGTAG
- a CDS encoding AAA family ATPase, with protein MTTTRGTLLLLAGYPGTGKSVLGAAVERRVPGIVTVALDDAKLARYERYGFADAAEKAEHERRALDDWLAALDATMATGVPVLSDYPFSDKQRPQLVDLCARHGYDPCTVRLVAEFDVLFDRQRARDLDPSRHPSFVLDTYSAGDDVLDRASAPGILTRQEFRRRYDERGYGTFELGPTLEVDTTDFATVDTEAIVDWIVARMRRDATTTAREGRA; from the coding sequence ATGACGACGACGCGCGGCACCCTGCTGCTCCTCGCCGGCTACCCGGGCACGGGCAAGAGCGTGCTCGGCGCCGCCGTGGAGCGGCGGGTGCCGGGCATCGTCACCGTGGCGCTCGACGACGCGAAGCTCGCCCGCTACGAGCGGTACGGCTTCGCGGACGCCGCTGAGAAGGCCGAGCACGAGCGCCGCGCCCTCGACGACTGGCTCGCCGCGCTCGACGCGACGATGGCGACCGGCGTGCCCGTGCTCTCGGACTACCCGTTCAGCGACAAGCAGCGCCCGCAGCTCGTCGACCTCTGCGCGCGGCACGGCTACGACCCGTGCACCGTGCGGCTCGTCGCCGAGTTCGACGTGCTGTTCGACCGGCAGCGCGCCCGCGACCTCGACCCGTCGCGCCATCCGTCGTTCGTGCTCGACACGTACTCAGCCGGGGACGACGTGCTGGACCGCGCGAGCGCACCTGGCATCCTGACGAGGCAGGAGTTCCGCCGACGCTACGACGAGCGGGGCTACGGCACGTTCGAGCTCGGGCCGACGCTCGAGGTCGACACCACCGACTTCGCCACCGTCGACACCGAGGCGATCGTCGACTGGATCGTCGCGCGGATGCGGCGGGATGCGACCACGACCGCGCGCGAGGGGCGAGCATGA
- a CDS encoding PTS sugar transporter subunit IIA, whose product MSGQLAELVTDDRIRLRVAAGTWEAAVAAAAEPLVADGSIDAAYVDAIVAAALEYGPYFVLVPSVALAHARPDGSVHRLAISVATIEPPVAFGSEDNDPVGVVVCLAAPDADTHLEALRSLVAIIGDPDRVARIEQATTVDELRALLTP is encoded by the coding sequence GTGAGCGGCCAGCTCGCCGAGCTCGTCACCGACGACCGCATCCGCCTGCGCGTCGCCGCCGGCACGTGGGAGGCCGCCGTCGCCGCCGCCGCCGAGCCGCTCGTGGCCGACGGCAGCATCGACGCCGCCTACGTCGACGCCATCGTCGCCGCCGCGCTCGAGTACGGCCCCTACTTCGTGCTCGTGCCGAGCGTCGCGCTCGCCCACGCCCGCCCCGACGGCAGCGTGCACCGCCTCGCGATCAGCGTCGCCACCATCGAGCCGCCCGTCGCGTTCGGCAGCGAGGACAACGACCCCGTCGGCGTCGTCGTGTGCCTCGCAGCCCCCGACGCCGACACCCACCTCGAGGCGCTTCGCAGCCTCGTCGCGATCATCGGCGACCCCGACCGCGTCGCCCGCATCGAGCAGGCGACGACCGTCGACGAGCTGCGCGCCCTGCTGACCCCGTAG